The genomic interval CTTCCTGCCTCTCGTCTCGGCGCTGGCGCAGGCCCACGGCTGGCGAGTGCCGTCGCTGGTGGTGGCCGGGACCGCGCTGGCGGTCGTCCCGCTGGTGCTGCTGTTCATCCGCGACTTCCCCAGCGACGTGGGCGCGCGGGCCTACGGCGCGGAACCGGGCAGCGCCGCAGGGGTGCGGACGGCGGTGTCCGGCGGGGCGGCACGCGCGCTGACGGTGCTGGCGAGGGTGGGCCGAACGCCTCAATTCTGGCTGTTGGCAGGGGGTTTCGCCGTGTGCGGGGCCTCCACGAACGGTCTCGTCGGCACCCATTTCGTCAGCGCCGCGCACGATCACGGCATGCCGCCGACCACCGCGGCCGGGTTGCTGGCCGTCGTCGGAATCTTCGATGTGGCCGGGACCATCGCGTCGGGCTGGTTCACCGATCGGGTCGATTCGCGGTATCTGCTGGTCGCGTACTACTCGCTGCGCGGGCTGTCGCTGCTGATCCTGCCCGCGTTGTTCGCGCCCGACACCCGCCCCAGTATGTGGGTCTTCATCATCTTCTACGGTCTGGATTGGATCGCCACCGTGCCGCCCACGGTTGCGTTGTGCCGCAAGCACTTCGGTGACGACGGGCCCATCGCGTTCGGCTGGGTCTTCGCCTCCCACCAGGTCGGCGCCGCGCTCGCCGCGACCGGCGCGGGCGTCATCCGTGACCTGCAGGGCAGCTACGACCCGGCCTGGTATGTCGCCGGTGGGTTGTGCGGCGCGGCGGCGGTAATGTCGGCGGTGATCCGGCGCGGCTCAGCCGTCGATCGACCGGTGACCGCCTGACTCGAGCGCCTTGGCGGCGCGGCGGCCGTCCCAGCGGCTGGGTTCGTCCTTGCGGCGCGGCGGGCGGTCGTTGGCGATGAGCACCGCGATCCACGGCAGCGGGATGGACACTCCGATGATGGCCAGCGAGATCAGCGGGTTGGCCCACAGGCCGTAGGCGATCGCCGCCAGCACCAGGCACGGAATGCGGAACGCCATGATGATCGTGTACCGGCGCACCCGGTCGCGATGCTGCTGCTCGAGCGACGGAGCGGCCTCGGTGATCAGGGCGGGGCGCTGGTCCTCGCCCGGGAAATAGCCGCCGGACCGGCGCGACGGGCGGGGGATCGAACCGGGTGGACGCATTTCGAACTCGGGGCGAACCTTGCCGTCGCGGTCTTCGGCATCAGGGGATTCGCCGTCACGCTGCATACCTCGAGTCTTCCACTCGACGCCACCGATTGCACACACGGACCGCCCCGGCTGGCATCATGGAACCCGTGAGCACAGACACCCTCGTGCGTCCGGACACGACCACCGACGAGTCGACCACCGACGACACCCCCAAGTACTTCCACTACGTGAAAAAGGAAAAGATCGCCGAGAGTGCCGTCATGGGCACCCACGTGGTAGCCCTCTGCGGCGAAGTCTTCCCCGTCACCCGCTCCGCCAAGCCCGGTTCCCCCGTCTGCCCGGAGTGCAAGCGCATCTACGAGATGATGAAGAAGGACTAGGTCTTCGGCCTCGGTGTCACTTTCGCCGGGTAACACTGATCAGGCGTGGTGTCGGCAGCCCGGCCTCAGCGGCTGGTGGCCTCCCGGAACCTCGGGAGGGCGGTGACCGCCTGAGCCAGGAGGTCATCAATCGCCTCGCCGTCGATGTCGTGGGCCGACTCGGCGCTTATCCGCCGCACGAACTTCGCAGTGGCCTTGTCGAAGACGTTTCTGTGGTCATCGAGCAGGGCACCGAAGTGAAACGCCACACTGACGCGATTCGCGGTCGCCGCCACGGCACAAATCCAGTGGTCGAAGTCGTTGTCGACGGCGAAAGTCAGCTGCCGCCAACGGATCCCGGCGTCGAACCGGCGATGCGTGGCGATGACCGCGACAGCACGTTCGGCGACCGGCCGGGTCTGCGGGGTGAGGCCATCGAGGAAGGTCTTGATCGGGTCCTGATCCATCACCGGCCACGATAACGCGGCCCTCCGACATGTTCCGTGGAGTCGGCTCCTCTGATAATTCCGAACATATCCTGACGCTGTTCGCCTCGCTGGTCACTGGTGCGTCGGCGATCGGCGTTGGCGAAGCGCAGCAGCTCATCGACCGTTGTTGACGGCTGGGGAGCTTCGAGGCGGAACAGCCACCGATAGCGCTTTTCGACGTCGGCGCCGAAGGATTCCTGACGCGAGCCCGGGAAATGCGCACCGTAGGCCGGATCCAGTTCGGCGACAGCGCACGTGCCGGTGCGCGTGCTCGGGATCGGCCGCAACATTCCCACGGTCGGCGAGGTCGCCGGTGGGCGTGTCAGTATGGGGCCGGACAGGAGGACGCGAGGCGGCGGAACGGGGTCGGGCTGTTGTCGTCGGCGTTTCGGGAAGGATCCGCGCATGGCAGTCGAGACCGTGCGGCGCGGCGGAGGCGGTCGTCGGTCGAGCGTGCTGGGTGGCGCGGCGATCGTTCTGATGGCGGGAACTGTCGCGCTGTTGTTCGTCAGCGCGGTCATCGATGGATTGCGGCTCGCGGACTTCGAGCGTTATTGGGCGCATCCGCAAGGGGTGCGCAGGCAGTGGCATTCCGATACGTGGGCCGGGAGTGCCGCGTCGTTCCTGCTGGTGGGCGCGGGAGCGGCGGTCATCGCGTGGTTCTGGTACGCGCGGCGTGGCGCGCAGACGCGATGCGCTGCACGGCACACGCTGCACGCCGGCTGGGCGATCGGTGGCTGGTTCTGTCCCGTGGTGAACATCTGGTTCCCCCACACGGTGCTCGCCGACGTCGTGCGCGCGAGCGATCCGCATACGCCGGTGGACGCGCCGGACCTGCGGGGGCGTCCCGCCGGAGCGCTGGTCACCGTGTGGTGGTTGTCTTTCCTGTCCAACTGGGTGCTGGCGATCCTCGTCGTGCGGTTGAGCGCACCGGAGCCGAGATCGAAAACGACCGGTGAGTACGTCATGTCCGGCGTCGCCCCGGTCGGCGGCTGGGGACTGATCGCGGCGGAGCTGGCCCAGACCGGTGTTCTCGCAGTCGCGGCAATCTGCTTGGCGGTCATCATTATTCGAGTCCAGCGGTGGCAGGGAACCAGTGGTGGACGACCCGTCACCCTGACGGGCGCAGCGGCTGCGTCCACGTCGGCGACCCCCTGGGCGGTGCGGGGAAACAGTGGTGCGGCACCGGTCTCGGCGAGCGCGCAGGCAGCCGACTCCGGCACGCCACCGGCCGGGCCGCCCGCGCTGCCCGAGGGCCGCAGGCCCGCACCGAACAACTCCGTCCTGTTCATCGCCGGTGCGCTGATCGCTGTCGTGGTAGTGACGGCGGTGATCGGGATCGGAATCGCGTCGGTAGACCGTCCCACCGACGGGTTCACCCGATCCAGCGCCACCGCGACGACGTCGGCCTCCGGTGCCACCCCGGCCTGGGGCGCGACGCAGTGGATAGCCGACATGTTCCCGCAGTTGCTGCCCGTCAAGCCCATGCCGCACGCCGACCAAGGATCCCCCGAGGCCGCCCACAT from Nocardia wallacei carries:
- a CDS encoding MFS transporter, with product MRDPAATVTPVRRKRFPLPHPAWAVAVAGFVALIGAAGFRSVPSVLMDPLHEEFGWSHGTIGSAVSLNVLLYGLISPFAAALMDRFGIRRVVASALLLVAAGSGLTVFMTEAWQLLATWGLLVGIGVGSMSMPFVATITGRWFVRHRGLVTGVLTAAGATGQLVFLPLVSALAQAHGWRVPSLVVAGTALAVVPLVLLFIRDFPSDVGARAYGAEPGSAAGVRTAVSGGAARALTVLARVGRTPQFWLLAGGFAVCGASTNGLVGTHFVSAAHDHGMPPTTAAGLLAVVGIFDVAGTIASGWFTDRVDSRYLLVAYYSLRGLSLLILPALFAPDTRPSMWVFIIFYGLDWIATVPPTVALCRKHFGDDGPIAFGWVFASHQVGAALAATGAGVIRDLQGSYDPAWYVAGGLCGAAAVMSAVIRRGSAVDRPVTA
- a CDS encoding DUF3099 domain-containing protein, which codes for MPRPSRRSGGYFPGEDQRPALITEAAPSLEQQHRDRVRRYTIIMAFRIPCLVLAAIAYGLWANPLISLAIIGVSIPLPWIAVLIANDRPPRRKDEPSRWDGRRAAKALESGGHRSIDG
- a CDS encoding DUF3039 domain-containing protein, with product MSTDTLVRPDTTTDESTTDDTPKYFHYVKKEKIAESAVMGTHVVALCGEVFPVTRSAKPGSPVCPECKRIYEMMKKD
- a CDS encoding DUF1801 domain-containing protein yields the protein MDQDPIKTFLDGLTPQTRPVAERAVAVIATHRRFDAGIRWRQLTFAVDNDFDHWICAVAATANRVSVAFHFGALLDDHRNVFDKATAKFVRRISAESAHDIDGEAIDDLLAQAVTALPRFREATSR
- a CDS encoding DUF4328 domain-containing protein; the protein is MAVETVRRGGGGRRSSVLGGAAIVLMAGTVALLFVSAVIDGLRLADFERYWAHPQGVRRQWHSDTWAGSAASFLLVGAGAAVIAWFWYARRGAQTRCAARHTLHAGWAIGGWFCPVVNIWFPHTVLADVVRASDPHTPVDAPDLRGRPAGALVTVWWLSFLSNWVLAILVVRLSAPEPRSKTTGEYVMSGVAPVGGWGLIAAELAQTGVLAVAAICLAVIIIRVQRWQGTSGGRPVTLTGAAAASTSATPWAVRGNSGAAPVSASAQAADSGTPPAGPPALPEGRRPAPNNSVLFIAGALIAVVVVTAVIGIGIASVDRPTDGFTRSSATATTSASGATPAWGATQWIADMFPQLLPVKPMPHADQGSPEAAHIGYHRLTCEADASTDTRIECAGDTRANRNPFMGIDCFRGPPRSGAAERYPLVETWSRRSGTVGVRRATRDGQDAIWLTFDDLPRSQCTIYSTWRDHRMDELLAWWRSTPL